The sequence GCAGATCCATCAGTTGGGCAACGCCGACCCGCAGACCGCCATCTCGCTTCATATCTATGGCGTGCCGCAAGCGGACATCGCCACCGGCGTCAACATCACGGTGCCGCCGGCCGCGACTCAGCCCGACACCGAAGCGGCGATCAGTTCTCCAGACTGATCTTGCTGTCCTTGATAAATGCATCCCAGCGCTCAAACTCACCCTTGACGTAGGCATCCAGGGCCGGCCCATCCGATCCCACCACCTCAAAGCCGGCTTCCTCCAGCTTGTGGCGGACCTCGCTGTCCTTGAGCACGGTCTGAAACGCCGTGGTCAGCGTCTTGATGACCGGCTCGGGCGTGCCGGCCGGTGCAAACATGCCACTCCACGAGTAAGCCACCAGGCCCGGAAAACCCGATTCGCCCAGCGTGGGGACGTCAGGTAAATCGGGCAGGCGCTTTTCACCGGCCACGGCCAGCGGCTTGATCTTGCCCGCCTGGATCTGTCCGCGCAGGGCAGCAAAGCTCAGCCAGGTCATATCGGCCTGCCCGCCCACCACGGCCTGCACCGCCGGACCGGCGCCGCTATAGGGCACATGCAGCAAATCGACCTTGGAGCGCTGTTTGAGCTCCTCGGGCGCGAGGTGATTCAACGAACCCACGCCCGTGGAGGCGTAGTTGTATTTATTGGCGGGCTCTTTGCCGGCGACAGCCAGAAACTCCGCCAGGTTTTTCCCCGGCACCTTGGGGTTGGCACCGATGACCAGCGGAAACCGCACCGTTTGACTGATGCCTTTGAAATCCTTGAAGGTGTCATAAGGCAGATTGTTGCGGACGGCGGGGTTGATGGCGTGATTATCAAAACTGACCAACAGCGTGTTGCCGTCTGGCTCGGACCGCGCCACGAACGCCGAAGCGATCTGGCTGGCCGCACCCACGCGGTTTTCCACCACGACGGGGCGCCCGCCGAGTTCCTGCGACAGACGCGGCTGCATGATGCGCGCCAGAATATCCGTGCTGCCTCCCGGCGGGTA comes from Bordetella holmesii ATCC 51541 and encodes:
- a CDS encoding cysteine dioxygenase type I family protein produces the protein MLQGQLNERHFRWDARSGLAQPAGGKRRRPGEIVTAMPGLQQIHQLGNADPQTAISLHIYGVPQADIATGVNITVPPAATQPDTEAAISSPD
- a CDS encoding tripartite tricarboxylate transporter receptor family protein yields the protein MKLKQIMRGLCAAAALALGAAQAATERPLVLVVPYPPGGSTDILARIMQPRLSQELGGRPVVVENRVGAASQIASAFVARSEPDGNTLLVSFDNHAINPAVRNNLPYDTFKDFKGISQTVRFPLVIGANPKVPGKNLAEFLAVAGKEPANKYNYASTGVGSLNHLAPEELKQRSKVDLLHVPYSGAGPAVQAVVGGQADMTWLSFAALRGQIQAGKIKPLAVAGEKRLPDLPDVPTLGESGFPGLVAYSWSGMFAPAGTPEPVIKTLTTAFQTVLKDSEVRHKLEEAGFEVVGSDGPALDAYVKGEFERWDAFIKDSKISLEN